In Ectothiorhodospiraceae bacterium 2226, a single window of DNA contains:
- a CDS encoding DNA primase has protein sequence MSGLIPSQFVDELLTRIDIVEVIDARVALKKQGREFAACCPFHNEKTPSFTVSPSKQFYHCFGCGAHGTAIGFLMEYEHMSFPEAVEELARSINLTVPREGARPGGAPAHAEGEGAALYDVLERAASAFQRQLREHPQRRRAVDYLKRRGLSGEIAQTFGLGYAPPGWDNLARSTELAGMASRQLLAAGLMIEKDADRAYDRFRDRIMFPIRDRRGRVVGFGGRVLGDEEPKYLNSPETAVFHKGRELYGLYEARKALRHIPRLLVVEGYMDVIALAQNGIRNAVATLGTATTAGHLERLFRVSPEVVFCFDGDRAGREAAWRALEQALPALEDGRQVRFLFLPDGEDPDSYVRRTGQEAFEQAIADAVPFSTFFFQALAQQTDMNSMDGRARLVKLAEPLLKQLPRGALRQLMLKRLGELSGLERAQLQDLMGERSVATRPPRKPRRDAGATALTPLRHAIALLLHRPSLAMRVRDPTRLGELETRGAPLLLRLLEVIQAHPHISTAALLERWRETPEGVHLARLAQWRPLLDDDEAVAAEFDGVLQLLEGQWLDQRTERMLAAARAGLLSPEEKAELPRLLAARAAHRPLPTADS, from the coding sequence ATGAGCGGCCTGATCCCTTCCCAGTTCGTCGACGAACTGCTCACCCGCATCGACATCGTCGAGGTCATCGACGCGCGGGTGGCACTGAAGAAACAGGGGCGCGAGTTCGCCGCCTGCTGTCCGTTCCACAACGAGAAGACCCCCTCCTTCACCGTGAGCCCCAGCAAGCAGTTCTACCACTGCTTCGGCTGCGGCGCGCACGGCACCGCCATCGGCTTTCTCATGGAGTACGAGCACATGAGTTTTCCGGAGGCCGTGGAGGAGCTGGCACGCAGCATCAACCTCACCGTACCACGCGAGGGCGCGCGCCCGGGCGGGGCTCCCGCCCACGCCGAGGGGGAAGGCGCCGCCTTGTACGACGTGCTGGAGCGCGCCGCGAGTGCGTTCCAGCGCCAGCTGCGCGAGCACCCGCAGCGCCGGCGCGCGGTGGACTACCTCAAGCGGCGCGGCCTGAGCGGGGAGATCGCCCAGACCTTCGGTCTCGGCTATGCCCCCCCGGGCTGGGACAACCTGGCCCGCAGCACCGAGCTCGCGGGCATGGCGTCGCGCCAGTTACTGGCCGCCGGCCTGATGATCGAGAAGGATGCCGACCGGGCCTACGACCGCTTTCGCGACCGCATCATGTTCCCGATCCGCGACCGCCGCGGGCGGGTGGTCGGCTTCGGCGGCCGGGTGCTCGGCGACGAGGAGCCCAAGTACCTGAACTCGCCGGAGACGGCGGTGTTCCACAAGGGGCGCGAACTGTACGGCCTGTACGAAGCCCGCAAGGCCTTGCGCCACATCCCGCGTCTGCTGGTGGTGGAAGGTTACATGGACGTGATCGCGCTGGCGCAGAACGGCATCCGGAACGCGGTCGCCACGCTGGGCACCGCCACCACCGCGGGCCACTTGGAGCGCCTGTTCCGCGTATCGCCGGAGGTGGTGTTCTGCTTCGACGGCGATCGCGCGGGACGCGAGGCGGCGTGGCGGGCGCTCGAGCAGGCGCTACCGGCGCTGGAGGACGGACGCCAGGTGCGCTTCCTGTTCCTACCCGACGGCGAAGACCCGGACAGCTACGTGCGCCGGACCGGACAGGAGGCCTTCGAGCAGGCCATTGCGGACGCGGTCCCATTTTCCACCTTTTTCTTTCAAGCCCTGGCGCAACAGACCGATATGAACAGCATGGATGGGCGCGCCCGGCTGGTGAAGCTGGCGGAGCCCTTGCTGAAACAACTGCCGCGGGGCGCGCTGCGCCAGCTCATGCTGAAGCGCCTGGGCGAGCTGAGCGGGCTGGAGCGCGCGCAGCTGCAGGACCTGATGGGCGAGCGCAGCGTCGCCACGCGGCCCCCGCGTAAGCCCAGGCGAGACGCCGGCGCCACGGCGCTCACCCCGCTGCGCCATGCGATCGCCCTGCTGCTGCATCGGCCGAGCTTGGCGATGCGCGTGCGTGACCCGACGCGCCTGGGAGAATTGGAGACCCGAGGGGCACCGCTGCTGCTACGCTTGCTTGAGGTGATCCAGGCCCACCCCCACATATCCACTGCCGCCCTGCTCGAACGCTGGCGGGAGACGCCCGAAGGGGTGCACCTGGCGCGCCTCGCCCAGTGGCGTCCGCTGCTGGACGATGACGAGGCGGTGGCTGCCGAATTCGATGGGGTGCTGCAGTTGCTGGAAGGGCAGTGGCTCGATCAGCGCACCGAGCGCATGCTTGCCGCGGCGCGCGCCGGGCTGCTCTCCCCCGAGGAGAAGGCCGAGCTGCCCCGCCTGCTGGCGGCGCGCGCGGCGCATCGCCCGCTTCCCACGGCCGATTCTTGA
- a CDS encoding cation:proton antiporter, which yields MVGGIILVLGLFSSYIKRRTWISEPMLALAAGIALGPAWLDVLDPRAWGETTVLLEEVARFTLAIGLMGVALRLPPGYVVAHRRTQGVLLGLLMPLMWLVCALLIYVLLDTPWLVALLVAAAITPTDPIVATSIVTGRVAEQYLPARMRHALSAESGFNDGLGQLFVMLAVLLVLHGDGAWGTWFGRTLLLEVVLGALLGGLFGWAAARLLHWAERLELIERTSFLAYTLALALLTLGVARLLQMDGIIAVFAAGAVFSALASGQERAAEESVQESVSQFFTLPIFAFMGLMLPWDAWAALGWPLVAATLAVLLLRRLPTILLLRPLLGGRWHVREVVFMGWFGPIGISALMYAMVVLHHTGLEQVWHIVSFVVVGSIVAHGMTATPFSKLYGRRAHHTKPPHHRRSPGAGKPPEDG from the coding sequence ATGGTCGGCGGCATCATTCTGGTGCTCGGGCTGTTCTCCAGCTACATCAAACGCCGCACCTGGATTTCGGAGCCGATGCTCGCCCTGGCGGCAGGGATCGCGCTTGGACCGGCGTGGCTCGACGTGCTGGACCCGCGCGCCTGGGGCGAGACGACCGTGCTACTTGAAGAGGTGGCGCGGTTCACGCTGGCGATCGGTCTGATGGGCGTGGCCCTGCGCCTCCCGCCGGGTTATGTGGTGGCTCATCGGCGCACGCAAGGCGTGCTGCTCGGCCTGCTCATGCCGCTGATGTGGCTGGTGTGCGCCCTGCTGATTTACGTGCTGCTCGACACGCCGTGGCTGGTCGCGCTCCTGGTCGCGGCCGCCATCACCCCCACCGACCCCATCGTGGCGACATCTATCGTCACCGGACGCGTGGCCGAGCAATATCTGCCGGCGCGCATGCGCCACGCGCTATCGGCCGAGTCGGGCTTTAACGACGGGCTCGGTCAGCTGTTCGTGATGTTGGCGGTGCTGCTGGTACTGCACGGCGATGGCGCATGGGGCACCTGGTTCGGGCGCACGCTCCTGCTCGAGGTGGTGCTGGGCGCGCTGCTGGGCGGGCTGTTCGGATGGGCGGCGGCGCGCCTGCTGCACTGGGCCGAACGCCTCGAACTGATCGAGCGCACCTCGTTCCTGGCCTACACTCTCGCACTCGCGCTGCTCACCCTGGGGGTGGCGCGGCTGCTGCAAATGGATGGCATCATCGCGGTATTCGCGGCCGGCGCGGTGTTCTCGGCGCTGGCCAGTGGGCAGGAGCGCGCCGCCGAGGAGAGTGTGCAGGAATCGGTCAGCCAGTTCTTCACCTTGCCCATCTTCGCCTTCATGGGCCTGATGCTACCGTGGGATGCGTGGGCGGCACTGGGTTGGCCGCTGGTGGCCGCCACCCTCGCCGTGCTGCTGCTGCGGAGGCTGCCGACCATCCTGCTGCTGCGCCCCTTGCTCGGCGGCCGCTGGCACGTGCGGGAGGTCGTCTTCATGGGCTGGTTCGGACCGATCGGCATTTCGGCCCTGATGTACGCCATGGTCGTGCTGCACCACACCGGGCTCGAACAGGTGTGGCACATCGTCAGCTTCGTGGTGGTCGGATCGATCGTGGCGCATGGCATGACGGCCACCCCGTTCAGCAAGCTCTACGGGCGGCGCGCACACCACACCAAGCCGCCGCATCACCGCCGCTCCCCGGGCGCGGGGAAGCCGCCCGAGGACGGCTGA
- the rpoD gene encoding RNA polymerase sigma factor RpoD yields the protein MSKDEQQSQIKALIARGKEQGYLTYAEVNDHLPDDIVDPEQIEDIISMINDMGIMVHESAPDADTLLMSDVVTTDDEAAEEAAAALASVDAEFGRTTDPVRMYMREMGAVELLTREGEILIAKRIEDGMNQMLRALATHTETVAEVLSEFDKVEAGEARLTEVISGFITPDEEPAPAVEPEVESRAAGADEGDDAEVDDDSDDEVDGDDEEPADTGPDPEEARRRFTQLRELQQRAVKAISKHGKGHAQAQRVQQEMTEAFMEISLTPKLVDRLVQALRERVDRIRAQERQIMELCVAKGGMPRKEFITSFPDNETNLAWLDQYLGGKPYSESLSAYADEIRRAQNRLIALEREGGMSINEIKDINRQMSIGEAKARRAKKEMVEANLRLVISIAKKYTNRGLQFLDLIQEGNIGLMKAVDKFEYRRGYKFSTYATWWIRQAITRSIADQARTIRIPVHMIETINKLNRVSRQMLQEMGREPTPEELAERMEMPEDKVRKVLKISKEPISMETPIGDDEDSHLGDFIEDTNVLSPADFATASGLKEATQSILETLTAREAKVLRMRFGIDMNTDHTLEEVGKQFDVTRERIRQIEAKALRKLRHPSRSDQLRSFLDME from the coding sequence ATGAGCAAAGACGAACAGCAGTCTCAGATTAAGGCGTTGATCGCGCGGGGCAAGGAGCAAGGCTACCTGACCTACGCTGAGGTCAACGACCATCTTCCCGATGACATCGTCGATCCCGAACAGATCGAAGACATCATCAGCATGATCAACGACATGGGCATCATGGTCCATGAGTCGGCACCCGACGCCGACACCCTGCTGATGTCCGACGTGGTGACGACCGACGACGAAGCCGCCGAGGAAGCCGCTGCGGCGCTGGCCAGCGTGGACGCCGAGTTCGGCCGCACGACCGACCCGGTGCGCATGTACATGCGCGAGATGGGCGCGGTCGAGCTGCTCACGCGCGAGGGCGAGATCCTGATCGCCAAGCGCATCGAGGACGGCATGAACCAGATGCTGCGCGCGCTGGCGACCCACACCGAGACGGTCGCCGAGGTGCTCAGCGAGTTCGACAAAGTCGAGGCCGGCGAGGCGCGGCTGACCGAGGTCATCAGCGGTTTCATCACCCCCGACGAGGAGCCGGCGCCCGCCGTGGAGCCCGAGGTGGAATCGCGCGCCGCCGGCGCCGACGAGGGCGACGACGCCGAGGTCGATGACGACAGCGACGACGAGGTCGACGGCGACGACGAGGAGCCGGCCGACACCGGGCCTGATCCGGAAGAGGCGCGCCGGCGCTTCACCCAACTGCGCGAGCTGCAGCAGCGAGCGGTCAAGGCAATCAGCAAGCACGGCAAGGGTCATGCTCAGGCGCAGCGCGTGCAGCAGGAGATGACCGAGGCGTTCATGGAGATCAGCCTGACGCCCAAGTTGGTGGACCGCTTGGTCCAGGCCCTGCGCGAGCGCGTGGACCGCATTCGCGCGCAGGAACGCCAGATCATGGAGCTGTGCGTCGCCAAGGGCGGCATGCCGCGCAAGGAGTTCATCACCTCCTTCCCGGACAACGAGACCAACCTCGCGTGGCTGGACCAGTACCTCGGCGGCAAGCCCTACTCCGAGTCGCTTTCGGCCTACGCCGACGAGATCCGGCGCGCGCAGAACCGCTTGATCGCCTTGGAGCGCGAGGGCGGCATGAGCATCAACGAAATCAAGGACATCAACCGGCAGATGTCGATCGGCGAGGCCAAGGCACGGCGCGCCAAGAAGGAAATGGTCGAGGCCAACCTGCGTCTGGTGATCTCGATCGCCAAGAAGTACACCAACCGCGGCCTGCAGTTCCTGGACCTGATCCAGGAGGGCAACATCGGCCTGATGAAGGCGGTGGACAAGTTCGAATACCGCCGCGGCTACAAGTTCTCGACCTACGCCACGTGGTGGATCCGTCAGGCCATCACCCGCTCCATCGCGGATCAGGCGCGCACCATCCGCATCCCGGTGCACATGATCGAGACCATCAACAAGCTGAACCGCGTCTCGCGCCAGATGCTGCAGGAGATGGGTCGGGAGCCCACCCCCGAGGAACTGGCCGAGCGCATGGAGATGCCCGAGGACAAGGTGCGCAAGGTGCTCAAGATCTCCAAGGAGCCGATCTCCATGGAGACGCCGATCGGCGACGACGAAGATTCGCACTTGGGCGACTTCATCGAAGACACCAACGTGCTCTCCCCGGCCGACTTCGCGACCGCCTCGGGCCTCAAGGAGGCCACGCAGTCCATCCTCGAGACGCTCACCGCGCGTGAGGCCAAGGTCCTGCGCATGCGCTTCGGCATCGACATGAACACCGACCACACGCTGGAAGAGGTCGGCAAACAGTTCGACGTCACCCGCGAGCGCATCCGCCAGATCGAGGCCAAGGCGCTACGCAAGCTGCGCCACCCCTCGCGCTCGGACCAGCTGCGCAGCTTCCTCGACATGGAGTAA
- a CDS encoding EAL domain-containing protein, producing MTYGQGPGRGRGRSIRTQLLVLVLAVLVPLVVLQAFTLWMQARDELREASQSALALADVTASYSQLVVAQTHALLARLAERPGVQRAAPDQCDPLLSDLAELNPRYANVVVADAAGRIVCSGMPSDEPLPDVADMPWFGDALAATGPVVGPPHWGQITGVWVSVQALALRDAQGRPYAVVGVPLSLAALRPVLGAELPPDHSVSLVTAQGVVIARQPDGERWVGHDMGESALMQTVRRQQRGYTRQLSRHGIEKVYGFAPVPQTDWHAVAAIPSQEVLGPVWRSARHQALIAFGVVALAVGLALLGTRRLVRPVRAIGRAARQVGAGNLDTHVPVEGPREIAEVAARFNDMIARRAQAEREQARLTRMLQAVREVQQSYIGDAPPHAVYHRLLNAVLEMSGSPIGFVGEVLHSPQGRPYLQIHAISDLPARGEWRPRGGRDTPPLRFEDLDTLLGRAITTGAPVLVNDVDADALGHGLPPGHAPIRTFLGLPLRRHGRLLGMVGLANRPGGYEQAQIGELTPLLTTCAYIVEAYASEQRRRAVEARLAYLSQYDGLTGLPNRLLLRDRLSLALARAAREQRLAAVLVLDLDHFKRINDALGRATGDAYLRTVAGRLRAADPGAETVARLEGDDFAVVLENVEDVEAVADAVQRYQRALADPVHLDGRDLAITTSIGVSVYPEDGQEPEALLERAETAMKQAKRDGRNAYRFYTAAMQAQASERLAYEARLHSALERGEFRLHYQPQVDMASGQVVGVEALLRWAANGSLLPPDAFVPLAEDSGLIVPIGAWVLRSACAQVALWRRRGLPRLTLSVNVSPFQFRHADVPQLVQDALHDSGLAAHDLEIEITESLLLEKPEAAVAALEALRADGVQLAIDDFGTGYSSLSYLKRLPVHKVKIDRAFIHDLTSDPDDEAIVTAIIAMARNLNLTVIAEGVETPEQLALLKRLQCDQYQGYLFSEPVSPEVFEEHMRRRAGRGA from the coding sequence GTGACATACGGTCAGGGACCAGGGCGGGGACGTGGACGCTCGATCCGCACCCAGCTGCTGGTGCTCGTGCTGGCGGTGCTGGTGCCGCTGGTCGTGCTGCAGGCGTTCACGCTGTGGATGCAGGCTCGCGACGAGCTGCGCGAGGCGAGCCAGAGCGCGCTCGCTTTGGCGGACGTGACCGCCTCCTACAGCCAACTCGTGGTCGCCCAGACCCATGCCCTGTTGGCGCGCCTGGCCGAGCGTCCCGGCGTGCAACGTGCCGCGCCGGATCAGTGCGATCCGTTACTCAGTGACCTGGCGGAGCTGAATCCGCGCTATGCGAACGTGGTTGTGGCCGATGCCGCGGGTCGCATCGTGTGTTCCGGGATGCCTTCCGACGAGCCCTTGCCCGACGTGGCGGACATGCCGTGGTTCGGCGACGCGCTGGCCGCCACGGGGCCCGTGGTGGGGCCGCCGCATTGGGGGCAGATCACGGGCGTGTGGGTGTCCGTCCAGGCGCTTGCCCTGAGAGACGCGCAGGGTCGTCCCTATGCGGTCGTGGGCGTGCCGTTGAGCCTAGCGGCGCTGCGCCCCGTGCTCGGCGCGGAGCTTCCGCCCGACCACAGCGTTTCCCTGGTGACGGCGCAGGGCGTGGTGATTGCCCGCCAGCCCGATGGCGAGCGCTGGGTCGGGCACGACATGGGCGAGAGCGCGTTGATGCAAACGGTGCGGCGTCAGCAGCGCGGCTATACGCGGCAACTCAGCCGGCACGGGATCGAGAAGGTTTACGGCTTCGCGCCGGTGCCGCAGACCGACTGGCACGCGGTGGCGGCGATCCCATCGCAGGAGGTACTCGGGCCGGTATGGCGTAGCGCGCGCCACCAAGCGCTGATCGCCTTTGGCGTCGTGGCCCTCGCGGTGGGGCTCGCGCTGCTCGGCACGCGCCGTCTGGTGCGCCCGGTGCGGGCGATCGGTCGCGCCGCGCGGCAGGTGGGCGCCGGCAATCTGGACACACATGTCCCAGTTGAAGGGCCGCGCGAGATCGCCGAAGTGGCCGCCCGGTTCAACGACATGATCGCCCGTCGCGCGCAGGCCGAACGCGAACAGGCGCGCCTCACGCGCATGCTCCAGGCGGTACGGGAGGTGCAGCAGAGTTACATCGGCGATGCCCCGCCGCACGCCGTGTATCATCGGCTGTTGAACGCCGTCCTGGAAATGTCGGGCAGTCCGATCGGCTTCGTCGGGGAGGTGCTGCACAGCCCGCAGGGGCGTCCCTACCTGCAGATCCACGCCATCAGCGATCTGCCGGCGCGCGGTGAATGGCGCCCCCGCGGGGGCCGCGACACGCCCCCCTTGCGCTTCGAGGACCTCGACACCTTGCTGGGGCGGGCCATCACCACCGGCGCCCCGGTACTTGTTAACGACGTCGACGCCGACGCCCTGGGTCATGGGCTGCCGCCGGGTCATGCACCGATCCGCACCTTCCTGGGTCTGCCGTTACGGCGCCACGGTCGGCTGCTCGGCATGGTCGGGCTGGCCAACCGACCCGGCGGCTACGAGCAGGCGCAGATTGGGGAACTGACACCTCTGTTGACCACCTGCGCCTACATCGTGGAGGCCTACGCGAGCGAACAGCGCCGCAGGGCCGTCGAGGCGAGGCTCGCCTACCTCTCACAATACGACGGCCTGACCGGTCTGCCCAACCGGCTCCTGCTGCGTGACCGGCTCTCCCTCGCCCTGGCGCGCGCGGCGCGCGAGCAGCGCCTGGCTGCGGTCCTGGTGCTGGACCTCGACCACTTCAAGCGCATCAACGATGCGCTCGGGCGCGCGACGGGGGACGCCTACCTGCGCACGGTCGCCGGTCGGCTGCGCGCCGCAGACCCCGGCGCGGAAACCGTGGCGCGCCTCGAGGGCGACGACTTCGCCGTGGTCCTGGAGAACGTGGAGGACGTGGAGGCGGTGGCCGACGCCGTGCAACGCTATCAGCGCGCGCTCGCCGATCCGGTACATCTGGACGGACGGGACCTCGCCATTACCACCAGCATCGGTGTCAGTGTCTATCCGGAGGATGGGCAGGAGCCCGAGGCGCTGCTCGAGCGCGCCGAGACCGCCATGAAGCAGGCCAAGCGCGACGGACGCAATGCCTATCGTTTCTACACCGCCGCGATGCAGGCCCAGGCGTCCGAGCGCCTGGCCTACGAGGCACGGTTGCACAGCGCGCTGGAGCGCGGCGAGTTCCGCCTCCACTACCAACCGCAGGTCGACATGGCCAGCGGCCAGGTGGTGGGCGTGGAGGCGCTGTTGCGATGGGCCGCCAACGGAAGTCTGCTGCCGCCCGACGCTTTCGTGCCCCTGGCCGAGGACAGCGGGTTGATCGTCCCCATCGGCGCCTGGGTGTTGCGCTCCGCGTGCGCCCAGGTCGCCCTCTGGCGCCGACGCGGGCTGCCGCGGCTGACCCTGTCGGTGAACGTCTCACCGTTCCAGTTTCGGCACGCGGACGTGCCACAGCTCGTGCAGGACGCGCTGCACGACAGCGGGTTGGCGGCCCATGATCTGGAGATCGAGATTACCGAAAGCCTGTTGCTCGAAAAGCCCGAGGCGGCGGTCGCGGCGCTCGAGGCGCTGCGGGCCGACGGCGTGCAGCTCGCGATCGACGACTTCGGCACCGGCTACTCCAGCCTGTCGTATCTAAAGCGCTTGCCGGTCCACAAGGTGAAGATCGACCGGGCCTTCATCCACGACCTCACCAGCGATCCGGATGATGAGGCCATCGTCACCGCCATCATCGCCATGGCGCGCAACCTGAACCTCACGGTTATTGCCGAAGGCGTGGAGACGCCCGAACAGCTGGCGTTGCTCAAGCGGCTTCAGTGCGACCAGTACCAGGGCTACCTGTTCAGTGAGCCGGTGTCTCCCGAGGTATTCGAGGAGCACATGCGGCGGCGGGCGGGGAGGGGCGCCTAG
- the vanZ gene encoding VanZ family protein, whose amino-acid sequence MAPPRSRNGRRPFLLSLFALPPRYYVAAAGLFVGLLLIGGRHEAAGGLFPGGWSYLAHFIAYGALTAVLWLAGRGRRPMRILAAVALVALVDELHQATLDFRHASAWDFAADMAGAITALTFLHLRRVLGEPSTRPESA is encoded by the coding sequence GTGGCCCCGCCTCGATCGAGGAACGGCCGCCGGCCGTTCCTACTGTCGCTTTTTGCATTACCCCCGCGCTACTACGTCGCCGCGGCGGGGCTGTTCGTCGGGTTGTTGCTGATCGGCGGGCGTCATGAGGCCGCCGGCGGCCTGTTTCCCGGCGGGTGGAGCTATCTCGCGCATTTCATCGCCTACGGGGCACTTACCGCGGTGCTTTGGCTGGCCGGGCGCGGGCGCCGGCCGATGCGCATCCTCGCCGCCGTGGCGCTGGTGGCCCTGGTGGATGAATTGCATCAGGCCACCTTGGATTTTCGCCATGCCAGCGCGTGGGACTTTGCCGCGGACATGGCGGGGGCTATAACGGCCTTGACGTTCTTGCACCTGCGGCGCGTGCTGGGTGAGCCGTCTACCAGACCGGAAAGCGCCTGA
- a CDS encoding GatB/YqeY domain-containing protein: protein MADQGLKQRIEEDMKAAMRAKDKERLGTIRLILSAIKQREVDERKTLDEAEILAVLDKMVKQRRESIAQYEQAGRDDLAAKEAAELDVLNGYLPAPLSDDELDQLIAQAVTESGAESVRDMGKVMGILRPKVQGRADMKAVSERIKGQLAG, encoded by the coding sequence ATGGCAGACCAGGGTCTCAAGCAGCGCATCGAGGAAGACATGAAGGCCGCGATGCGCGCGAAGGACAAGGAGCGCCTGGGCACCATCCGCCTCATCCTCTCGGCCATCAAGCAGCGTGAGGTGGATGAGCGCAAGACGCTCGACGAGGCGGAGATCCTCGCGGTGCTCGACAAGATGGTCAAGCAACGCCGGGAGTCCATCGCGCAGTATGAGCAGGCCGGGCGCGACGATCTGGCCGCCAAAGAGGCGGCCGAACTCGACGTACTCAACGGCTACCTCCCCGCCCCCCTCTCCGACGACGAGCTCGATCAACTGATCGCGCAGGCCGTCACCGAATCCGGCGCCGAGTCGGTGCGGGACATGGGCAAGGTGATGGGGATACTGCGACCCAAGGTGCAGGGCCGGGCCGACATGAAGGCCGTCAGCGAGCGCATCAAGGGGCAACTGGCGGGCTAA
- a CDS encoding PAS domain-containing protein — protein sequence MDYRAMDRDALLSCLAAVREALAAYPDAAGDELSDGSSDGYGRDTGGALRALEQAHGRCAHLFDFAPVAYFSLDADGVIRDPNRAAVELLGGAAGKVVGRRLAEWLPQDQVEQLEPHLSQRPGAGVGVVSELTLRGPQGTPRVVRLETRASRVDGATLVLCTLIDITEQRRAQAEVARLNDDARHRVEALEALFALVPVGIAVMEDPEGTRVRANATAMQLLGVDAHGRGGYAATQDGEALSSPLAPLREVATSGRIMEHVEIDIAAPEGPRTVLTDARPLFDAQGAPAGAVATYSDITERHAAEHALRESERSLRERSEQLHEADRRKNEFLAVLGHELRNPLAPLRNSVQMCLLRSPDDPKLARPLAIMDRQITHLTRLVDDLLDVSRISSGQITLIKEPVRLAHVMQRAEELALPLMSERGHQLEVVSPPEDCTIDGDATRLVQALGNLLNNAARYTPQGGHVRMEGDVHEGMARVRVSDDGAGLDARAAETIFDPFVQLEGDLGSTGGGLGVGLTLVRSIVQLHAGQVDVYSEGPGKGSVFSIHLPLAPAREPSESPAPVTPGAIPPQRVLVVDDQAVVAESFAELLRSLGHEVEVAHGGEAALRVAAAFRPKVAFVDIGMPGMHGCELARRLRAAYGDAMALVALSGYGGELVKDLPGHEAFDRHLLKPAPLDEVLRVLEQVAAEAKRAPDV from the coding sequence ATGGACTATCGCGCCATGGACAGGGACGCGCTGCTTAGCTGCCTCGCTGCGGTGCGAGAGGCGCTGGCGGCTTATCCCGATGCCGCCGGGGATGAGCTATCGGACGGCTCGTCCGATGGGTACGGCAGGGACACCGGCGGCGCGCTGCGCGCGCTGGAACAGGCGCATGGCCGCTGCGCGCATCTCTTCGATTTCGCTCCCGTTGCCTACTTCAGCCTGGATGCCGACGGCGTCATCCGCGACCCCAATCGGGCCGCGGTTGAGCTGCTGGGCGGGGCGGCGGGCAAGGTGGTGGGGCGGCGACTCGCCGAGTGGCTCCCGCAGGATCAGGTCGAACAGCTCGAGCCCCACCTGAGCCAGCGTCCGGGCGCCGGGGTCGGCGTGGTCAGCGAACTCACGTTGCGCGGCCCGCAGGGTACGCCGCGCGTGGTACGGCTGGAAACCCGCGCCAGCCGGGTCGACGGCGCCACGCTGGTGCTCTGCACGCTCATCGACATTACCGAGCAGCGGCGCGCGCAGGCCGAAGTCGCCCGGCTCAACGATGACGCCCGGCATCGGGTCGAGGCCTTGGAGGCGCTCTTCGCACTGGTGCCGGTCGGGATCGCGGTGATGGAGGATCCCGAGGGCACCCGGGTACGCGCCAACGCAACCGCGATGCAGTTGCTGGGTGTCGACGCGCACGGTCGCGGTGGCTATGCCGCCACCCAGGACGGCGAGGCGCTGAGCTCGCCGCTCGCGCCGCTGCGCGAAGTGGCCACCAGCGGCCGCATTATGGAGCACGTCGAAATCGACATCGCCGCGCCCGAGGGTCCGCGCACCGTCCTGACCGATGCGCGGCCGCTATTCGATGCGCAGGGAGCGCCCGCCGGGGCGGTGGCGACCTATTCGGACATTACCGAGCGTCATGCCGCGGAGCATGCCTTGCGTGAGAGCGAGCGCTCCCTGCGCGAGCGCTCGGAGCAGTTGCACGAGGCCGATCGGCGCAAGAACGAGTTTCTCGCCGTCCTCGGACATGAACTGCGCAATCCCCTCGCGCCGCTGCGCAACTCGGTGCAGATGTGCCTGTTGCGCAGCCCTGACGACCCGAAGCTGGCCCGCCCGCTGGCGATCATGGATCGCCAGATTACGCACTTGACGCGCCTGGTCGACGACTTGCTCGACGTATCCCGCATCAGCAGTGGCCAGATTACGCTCATCAAGGAGCCGGTGCGCCTCGCCCATGTGATGCAGCGCGCGGAGGAGTTGGCCCTGCCGTTGATGAGCGAGCGTGGACACCAGCTGGAGGTGGTGTCGCCGCCTGAGGATTGCACGATTGATGGCGACGCCACCCGGCTGGTGCAGGCCCTGGGCAACCTGCTCAACAACGCGGCGCGTTATACCCCACAAGGCGGGCACGTGCGCATGGAGGGCGATGTGCACGAGGGGATGGCACGGGTACGCGTCAGCGACGACGGCGCCGGCCTGGACGCGCGCGCCGCCGAGACGATCTTCGATCCCTTCGTGCAGCTCGAAGGGGACCTGGGCAGTACGGGCGGCGGGCTCGGCGTCGGCCTCACGTTGGTACGCAGTATCGTGCAACTGCATGCAGGGCAGGTGGACGTGTATAGCGAGGGCCCCGGCAAGGGTAGCGTGTTCAGTATCCACCTGCCGCTCGCCCCCGCACGTGAGCCCTCTGAGTCACCCGCGCCGGTGACGCCGGGCGCCATTCCACCGCAGCGGGTGTTGGTGGTGGACGATCAAGCGGTGGTTGCCGAATCCTTCGCCGAGTTGCTGCGCTCCTTGGGGCACGAAGTGGAGGTCGCACACGGGGGCGAGGCTGCGCTGCGGGTGGCCGCGGCGTTCCGTCCCAAGGTGGCGTTCGTCGACATCGGCATGCCGGGCATGCACGGCTGCGAACTGGCGCGGCGCCTACGCGCGGCTTACGGTGACGCCATGGCGCTGGTCGCCCTGAGCGGCTACGGCGGGGAGCTGGTGAAGGATCTGCCGGGTCACGAAGCCTTTGATCGTCACCTGCTCAAGCCAGCGCCGCTCGATGAAGTCCTGCGGGTGCTCGAGCAGGTCGCTGCCGAGGCTAAGCGCGCGCCCGACGTGTGA